Proteins encoded by one window of Cuniculiplasma divulgatum:
- a CDS encoding MFS transporter produces the protein MSSVGATAASTFVGIYAVLIGASASEMGWLQSSANAISNGGQILWGKISDRTGSRRIFLIIGSIILASLWAMMPYASDPVNLIVIYSLISLFGSMITVNWFSLIADLSDSSVRGKFLTFINNISSAGTIISLIVMVFLFGGDLQSNIMLPFFLSSATYLISSVLLVSLKETNHRARFEGSLLATIRKIRYDDNFFPYFRATNIQGFFWSMAWPMFPITIVSVMGFGLRVVAILTIVSLSVTIVIQTLLGRVTDKTQRPPLIFVNRVMLSLIPVFYAFFHSFLLFVLLESYSGFLGALQNIVMNSYLLDIIPTTRRAEYISIINGFNGLVYLMGALVGGYLLQYALSVFPLVKALEFSYMIVFAGRFSSSFLFLKLKEPEKKGRTPLGLFSILYRQKIPGSPSGGTIKMK, from the coding sequence TTGTCTTCTGTAGGTGCAACTGCAGCATCTACCTTTGTTGGAATTTACGCTGTTCTTATTGGTGCAAGTGCTAGTGAGATGGGATGGCTTCAGTCCTCTGCAAACGCAATATCAAATGGAGGGCAGATTCTCTGGGGTAAGATAAGTGATAGAACTGGATCCAGAAGAATATTCCTAATAATTGGAAGTATCATTCTTGCCTCGCTCTGGGCAATGATGCCTTATGCATCCGATCCTGTAAATTTAATAGTAATTTATTCCCTGATTTCACTTTTTGGTTCTATGATTACGGTTAACTGGTTCTCTCTCATTGCAGATTTGTCAGATTCAAGCGTGAGGGGTAAGTTTTTGACTTTCATAAACAACATTTCATCTGCAGGAACCATAATTTCTCTGATTGTAATGGTTTTCCTATTTGGAGGCGATCTCCAGTCAAACATAATGCTGCCATTCTTTCTGTCTTCGGCAACATACCTTATTTCCAGTGTTCTACTGGTTTCTCTGAAAGAGACCAATCACAGGGCAAGATTTGAGGGTTCACTTCTTGCGACCATAAGAAAGATTAGATATGATGATAACTTTTTCCCATATTTCAGGGCAACCAATATTCAGGGGTTTTTCTGGTCGATGGCCTGGCCTATGTTTCCAATTACAATAGTTTCCGTTATGGGTTTTGGACTTAGAGTAGTAGCCATACTCACCATAGTATCCCTATCAGTTACCATAGTAATTCAGACGCTACTTGGAAGGGTAACTGATAAAACCCAGAGACCGCCCCTAATCTTCGTCAACAGGGTTATGTTGAGCCTGATCCCGGTATTTTATGCGTTTTTCCATTCTTTTCTACTATTTGTACTCCTTGAATCATATAGCGGTTTTCTCGGGGCTTTACAGAATATTGTTATGAATTCATATCTCCTTGATATTATTCCGACGACAAGAAGGGCAGAATACATATCAATAATTAATGGTTTCAATGGACTGGTGTATTTAATGGGCGCACTCGTCGGTGGTTATCTTCTTCAATATGCACTCTCTGTCTTTCCACTTGTAAAAGCTCTGGAATTCTCATACATGATAGTGTTTGCCGGAAGGTTTTCTTCATCATTTCTGTTCCTGAAACTCAAGGAACCTGAGAAAAAGGGGAGAACACCCCTGGGTCTCTTTTCCATATTATACAGACAGAAAATTCCAGGAAGTCCTTCAGGTGGTACAATCAAGATGAAATAG
- a CDS encoding 30S ribosomal protein S12, whose protein sequence is MANGENAGSKLSSDREKFRWSNSKYKRRVLELKKKSDPLEGSPQARGIVIEKIGIEAKQPNSAIRKCVKVQLIKNGRQVTAFAPGDGAINYIDEHDEVLVEGIGGSKGRSKGDIPGVRYKVVGVNGISLSELVRGRKEKTVR, encoded by the coding sequence TTGGCGAATGGAGAAAATGCAGGATCAAAATTAAGCAGTGACAGGGAAAAATTCCGATGGTCTAACAGTAAGTATAAAAGAAGAGTATTGGAATTAAAAAAGAAGAGCGATCCACTTGAAGGATCACCACAGGCCAGAGGAATCGTAATAGAAAAAATAGGAATTGAAGCCAAACAACCAAACTCGGCAATTAGGAAATGTGTTAAGGTTCAGCTTATAAAAAATGGCAGGCAGGTTACTGCATTTGCCCCTGGAGATGGTGCTATCAACTATATAGATGAGCACGATGAAGTTCTGGTGGAAGGAATTGGCGGAAGTAAGGGTAGAAGTAAGGGAGATATACCAGGAGTCAGATATAAGGTCGTTGGAGTTAATGGAATTTCCTTATCTGAGTTAGTAAGGGGAAGAAAGGAGAAGACGGTGAGATAA
- a CDS encoding 30S ribosomal protein S7, whose amino-acid sequence MDLKIFGKYDVNGIEVHDLGLSKYINLNSYMNLHTGGRFSNYSAGKKNVNTVERLINKLMRTEKWTGKKYGAYRILRDAFEIIEEKTKQNPLQLLINAIENAAPREEVTRLKYGGIAVPKAVDVAPSRRVDEALRNIAIGSTDASYKNKKSIEACLADEIILASKNDQNSHAVAKKEEVERIAASAR is encoded by the coding sequence ATGGATCTTAAAATTTTTGGAAAATATGATGTAAATGGAATCGAGGTTCACGATTTGGGCCTATCAAAATATATTAATCTAAATTCATACATGAACCTGCACACAGGGGGAAGATTTTCAAACTATTCGGCTGGAAAGAAAAATGTTAACACTGTAGAAAGGTTAATAAATAAACTTATGAGAACAGAAAAGTGGACCGGTAAGAAATATGGCGCATACAGGATTCTGAGAGATGCATTCGAAATTATCGAAGAGAAAACCAAGCAAAACCCTCTCCAGCTGCTAATCAATGCAATTGAGAATGCTGCTCCAAGAGAAGAGGTAACAAGGCTAAAATACGGGGGCATTGCTGTTCCTAAGGCTGTCGATGTTGCTCCATCTAGAAGAGTGGATGAAGCCCTAAGGAATATTGCCATTGGATCAACCGATGCTTCATATAAAAACAAGAAATCCATTGAAGCATGTCTCGCAGATGAGATAATACTGGCATCCAAGAATGACCAGAATTCACATGCAGTAGCCAAGAAAGAGGAAGTGGAAAGAATTGCAGCATCTGCAAGATGA
- a CDS encoding CopD family protein, with protein sequence MDLTLLNTIILWLHIFSAIIFVGGSFFIWVVVIPASYKITDDEKLRTRIVGLIGKQFAWITNVFLIILILTGIYNATWYLNYNFFALFNTQGGNILLVKIVLVGAMILIMYGNNLYHGKRIMKMAREGRMDELRRLRKWSHMLSYITLGLMIAITITAVALQFY encoded by the coding sequence ATGGATCTGACCCTTTTAAATACAATAATCCTGTGGCTACATATATTTTCAGCTATAATATTCGTAGGTGGTTCATTTTTCATATGGGTTGTGGTGATTCCTGCCTCGTATAAGATAACTGATGATGAGAAGCTGAGAACCAGAATAGTGGGGCTTATAGGAAAACAGTTTGCCTGGATTACTAACGTTTTTCTTATAATACTGATTTTAACCGGCATATATAATGCGACATGGTACCTTAATTATAATTTCTTTGCACTTTTCAATACGCAGGGAGGAAATATTCTCCTTGTGAAAATTGTACTGGTAGGTGCAATGATTCTCATAATGTATGGAAACAATCTTTACCATGGTAAAAGGATAATGAAGATGGCAAGAGAGGGCAGAATGGATGAGCTGAGAAGACTGAGAAAATGGTCACACATGCTTTCCTATATTACACTCGGGCTTATGATTGCCATAACAATAACGGCTGTTGCACTTCAGTTTTACTGA
- a CDS encoding PadR family transcriptional regulator: MNLGEYSDSALFILSLKPMSGYELSRKLKWDGSMVSGGTIRPLLKSLEYHGFIRYEMRGRAKVYHLTSKGEKYVSNLRLFRENIRERMLAVSMGRDLLFPDVLASIEDTTILNEAIDKMASVIIRQVKVAFVLKKAGNTEAIDRMISNLNDVIKEILSAEKPKIKQ, encoded by the coding sequence ATGAATTTAGGAGAATATTCTGATAGTGCACTTTTCATTCTTTCGCTAAAGCCCATGAGTGGTTATGAACTTTCGAGAAAATTGAAATGGGATGGTTCAATGGTTTCAGGAGGTACCATAAGACCACTGCTAAAATCCCTCGAATACCACGGTTTCATTAGATATGAAATGAGAGGGAGGGCCAAGGTTTATCATCTCACGTCAAAGGGTGAGAAGTATGTTTCTAATCTACGCCTTTTCAGGGAAAATATTAGGGAAAGGATGCTTGCTGTTTCAATGGGAAGGGACCTCCTATTTCCTGATGTTCTAGCGAGTATAGAAGATACCACTATTCTAAACGAGGCAATAGACAAGATGGCATCTGTAATTATACGGCAGGTGAAAGTTGCATTCGTACTTAAAAAAGCAGGAAATACTGAGGCAATAGATAGAATGATTTCAAATCTCAATGATGTGATTAAGGAGATACTCTCTGCAGAAAAACCAAAAATTAAACAGTAA
- a CDS encoding ABC transporter ATP-binding protein, producing MMLQENQMSSEDSLIALRMESVVKTFGTVRAVDGVDIQIKDRERVALLGENGAGKSTTIRIISGLMKPDSGMVRIYGHRPSSIEAKRYIGYLPEDASPYLNLSVRENLEYIGTIRRTENLQDRIEFFLDMLDLREMEKQKPLTLSRGNRQKLCLALSIIHQPRFAIMDEPLNYLDIPTQEKVFEYFEKMNATFLVSTHILSIARRLTSKVIILSSGKKVWEGQITELEELTEGTKTIESIVSELMKHVS from the coding sequence ATGATGCTACAGGAAAATCAGATGAGTTCGGAAGATTCATTAATTGCGCTCAGGATGGAATCGGTAGTAAAAACATTTGGAACTGTTAGGGCAGTTGACGGCGTGGATATTCAGATTAAAGATAGGGAAAGAGTGGCCCTGCTTGGTGAAAACGGCGCTGGCAAGTCTACAACCATAAGAATAATTTCCGGTCTGATGAAACCTGATAGTGGTATGGTTAGAATATATGGTCACAGACCCAGTTCAATTGAAGCAAAGAGATATATTGGATATCTTCCAGAAGATGCAAGCCCATACCTGAATCTCTCTGTGAGAGAGAATCTAGAGTACATAGGAACCATAAGGAGAACTGAGAATCTCCAGGATAGAATTGAATTTTTTCTCGATATGTTAGATCTAAGAGAAATGGAGAAACAGAAACCACTTACACTATCAAGGGGAAACAGGCAAAAACTATGCCTCGCCCTTTCAATTATTCATCAACCGAGATTTGCCATTATGGATGAACCATTGAATTATCTTGATATACCAACTCAGGAAAAGGTATTCGAATATTTTGAGAAGATGAATGCAACCTTTCTGGTGTCAACCCATATATTGTCAATTGCAAGAAGATTAACCAGCAAGGTAATTATTCTATCCTCTGGAAAAAAAGTGTGGGAAGGACAGATTACTGAGCTCGAGGAGTTAACAGAAGGCACAAAAACAATAGAAAGCATCGTGTCGGAACTGATGAAACATGTTTCTTAG
- a CDS encoding MFS transporter → MSKRIYKNEKSLVSTLMLLSLFVDQWNVFVVPMSNFFIKDSFIKTNLLFGLASGAIIGGAAVGSLLGGILSDRIGRKKVFVSNMLIFIFADLGSAISPDPAVFIALRFIAGIAVGSDLANCYCFIMDAIGRGDREVTGVKNTLMASFAIMTINILILLLLFNNADYVSIWRLTMGISAVPALFALLVSGYLGESPLWTKPSENGKPPRLEFIRKLRKDKLKWRTTKFSWISGIASSVEVGTFAFFIPIIISNFRISSIIDQRYLIIFIYSFGLPAGILGPKFLPKMGLKNLSIYGYTITLISLIGSGVFIVYGYYLIVPLFMILFVWGNHWNNQPILTSQSLISDPQYRGSATGFSNFISEFPAFLSITIFPLMAGILGIGASTLILALAPATGLVVSIFLFREIYGYENSFTDNEKVQIDGA, encoded by the coding sequence ATGAGTAAAAGAATCTATAAAAATGAAAAAAGTTTGGTTTCAACATTAATGCTTCTTTCCTTATTCGTTGATCAGTGGAATGTCTTTGTTGTCCCAATGTCAAATTTTTTTATAAAGGACTCATTCATAAAGACAAATTTATTATTTGGTCTCGCGAGTGGGGCCATAATTGGAGGGGCTGCAGTCGGTTCCCTTTTGGGTGGTATACTCTCAGACCGAATCGGGAGAAAAAAAGTTTTCGTATCCAACATGCTCATATTCATTTTTGCTGATCTAGGGTCTGCGATTTCACCTGACCCGGCAGTGTTTATTGCTTTGAGATTTATAGCTGGAATTGCTGTTGGATCTGATCTTGCAAATTGCTACTGCTTTATTATGGATGCTATAGGTAGAGGAGATAGGGAGGTTACTGGAGTTAAGAATACCCTCATGGCAAGTTTTGCCATTATGACCATAAATATCTTAATTTTGTTATTACTGTTTAACAATGCAGATTACGTTTCCATATGGAGGCTAACCATGGGAATATCGGCAGTCCCAGCATTATTCGCCCTGCTGGTGTCAGGATACCTCGGAGAGAGCCCACTATGGACTAAGCCGAGTGAAAACGGAAAGCCTCCGCGCCTTGAATTTATACGGAAGCTTAGGAAGGACAAACTGAAGTGGAGAACGACAAAGTTCAGCTGGATCTCTGGAATAGCCAGTTCTGTTGAGGTTGGGACATTTGCATTTTTTATTCCAATCATAATATCTAATTTTAGAATTTCCAGTATTATAGATCAGCGTTATCTGATTATATTCATCTACTCCTTCGGTCTTCCTGCAGGCATTCTGGGTCCAAAATTTTTGCCCAAAATGGGGCTGAAAAACCTGAGTATATATGGATATACAATAACACTAATTTCACTTATAGGCTCTGGGGTTTTCATTGTTTATGGATATTATTTAATAGTACCACTCTTCATGATATTATTTGTGTGGGGAAATCACTGGAACAACCAGCCCATACTTACATCACAATCCCTAATATCAGATCCACAATACCGGGGTAGTGCAACCGGTTTTTCCAACTTCATTTCAGAGTTTCCAGCTTTTCTATCCATAACTATCTTCCCGCTAATGGCTGGCATTCTAGGAATTGGAGCATCCACATTAATTCTAGCTTTGGCGCCAGCCACAGGTCTTGTTGTTTCCATATTCCTTTTCAGGGAAATATATGGCTATGAAAATAGCTTTACAGATAATGAAAAAGTTCAGATTGATGGAGCCTGA
- a CDS encoding deoxyhypusine synthase, with amino-acid sequence MLPDKKKILSNPVKDEKITKSTTLGELISQFLESGGFTSSKIGVAYEILKEMVEEDNTTFLSFPADIISTGTRGIINEMVKRKMVDVIITTCGTLDHDIARSFRDYYCGSFDYNDRELKDLGINRLGSVVIPDESYGEIMEEFMQKELEKLYKESKKWTTWKLIEKIGLAIKNDDSILYNAAKNHIPIFVPGITDGSFGSQLWSFKEMNSDFIVDVLQDEHDLSDIIFDAKKTGALMIGGGISKHHTIWWNQFRGGLDSAIYITTAQEYDGSLSGAKLEEAISWKKVKPDAKFVNVYGDITALLPLLVGPLL; translated from the coding sequence ATGTTGCCTGATAAGAAAAAAATATTAAGTAATCCTGTAAAAGACGAAAAAATAACAAAAAGTACAACACTTGGTGAACTGATTTCGCAGTTTCTTGAATCTGGAGGTTTTACATCCTCAAAAATTGGGGTTGCCTACGAGATTCTAAAAGAGATGGTCGAGGAGGACAACACTACTTTCCTATCTTTCCCTGCGGATATAATATCCACTGGAACCAGGGGAATAATCAACGAAATGGTAAAAAGAAAAATGGTCGATGTAATAATTACTACATGTGGAACCCTGGATCATGATATTGCCAGATCTTTCAGGGACTATTATTGTGGTTCCTTTGACTATAATGACAGAGAACTTAAGGACCTCGGAATAAATAGGCTGGGTAGTGTAGTAATTCCTGACGAAAGCTATGGAGAAATTATGGAAGAATTTATGCAGAAAGAGCTTGAGAAACTGTATAAAGAGAGTAAAAAGTGGACTACATGGAAGCTCATCGAAAAAATCGGACTTGCAATAAAAAATGATGATTCTATACTTTACAATGCTGCTAAAAATCATATACCCATCTTTGTACCAGGTATAACGGATGGCTCCTTTGGTTCTCAACTCTGGTCCTTTAAGGAAATGAATTCAGACTTCATTGTTGATGTTTTACAGGATGAACATGATCTATCTGATATAATCTTTGATGCAAAGAAGACGGGGGCATTAATGATCGGAGGAGGGATTTCGAAACACCATACCATATGGTGGAATCAGTTCAGGGGTGGCCTTGACTCTGCAATCTATATTACCACGGCGCAGGAATATGATGGTTCTCTATCTGGAGCAAAATTGGAAGAGGCCATATCCTGGAAGAAAGTAAAGCCAGATGCCAAATTTGTAAACGTTTATGGAGACATAACTGCCCTATTACCCTTGCTTGTGGGACCATTACTTTAG
- a CDS encoding DUF3800 domain-containing protein, which translates to MDIRYIYFDESDDLGFSEKSSKFLIISAFITDDPRKLDRIIKNARRNKLKNKLKNANEIKFNKSSPEVRKYFINKLNETCSCSGINCIMEKKKVSSPYLKENKDKLYSFAAGRLADAIKLDCDNVEIRIDKSKRKSLLRKDFNEYLSQKLKNGSNFNEPVIITHSY; encoded by the coding sequence GTGGATATAAGGTATATTTATTTTGATGAAAGTGATGATCTGGGGTTTTCGGAGAAAAGCTCAAAATTCTTGATTATATCAGCTTTCATCACAGATGATCCGAGGAAGTTGGATAGAATAATTAAAAATGCTAGGAGGAACAAATTGAAAAATAAATTAAAAAATGCAAATGAAATAAAATTTAATAAATCCAGCCCAGAAGTAAGGAAATATTTTATAAATAAATTGAATGAAACCTGCTCCTGTAGTGGTATTAATTGTATTATGGAGAAGAAAAAAGTATCAAGCCCATATTTAAAAGAGAATAAAGATAAGCTATATAGTTTTGCAGCGGGACGTCTGGCCGATGCAATTAAATTAGATTGTGACAATGTTGAAATACGAATTGACAAATCTAAAAGGAAAAGTTTACTTAGAAAGGATTTTAATGAGTATTTAAGCCAAAAGTTAAAAAATGGCAGTAATTTCAATGAACCTGTAATTATAACACATAGTTATTAA
- a CDS encoding nascent polypeptide-associated complex protein: MEFKSKLKAKSFILISIYSNMIPGKMNSREVKRMMQQMGIKQVEYPDVKRVVMEAGEKNYIIENPQVVAIEAQGQKSFQITGTLKEVIGKKKEVAKEGTEFPEDDIKLVMEQASVSREKAIDALKKAEGQPADAIMNLMSN; this comes from the coding sequence ATGGAATTCAAAAGCAAGTTGAAAGCCAAATCATTTATTCTTATTAGTATTTACTCAAACATGATCCCGGGAAAAATGAATTCAAGGGAAGTAAAAAGAATGATGCAGCAGATGGGAATCAAGCAGGTTGAATATCCCGATGTTAAGAGGGTAGTCATGGAAGCTGGAGAAAAAAACTATATCATAGAAAATCCACAGGTAGTAGCAATAGAGGCTCAGGGGCAAAAATCCTTTCAGATCACTGGAACACTAAAAGAAGTAATTGGTAAGAAAAAGGAAGTAGCAAAGGAAGGAACAGAATTTCCTGAAGACGATATAAAACTTGTAATGGAACAGGCCTCAGTTTCAAGGGAAAAAGCAATAGATGCCTTGAAGAAAGCAGAAGGACAGCCGGCGGACGCCATAATGAATCTAATGTCCAATTGA
- the cca gene encoding CCA tRNA nucleotidyltransferase: MDYNELLKKYKLSGNEREHRKNLIDSLIRKISVVINDMSLNASPVLVGSSARGTSLKKSDIDIFIQFSSEYDKKQLESYGLDIGFKVIGDGVAKYAEHPYVSGFVDNIKVDIVPCYRMKIGERTRSSVDRTPLHTEFLNSVMNDEERDQAIILKLFLKRIGVYGSELRTEGFSGYVSELCIYYHKTFENFLRFVRESRGQLVIGPKLSEFDSPVILMDPVDSKRNAASAVSKKSLSILRIASSLYLENPEPDFIDLENVSNIEREIPDRKTYLLLLELKRPDLIDDILYPQIELMKRNLASFAQREDFTLMNTFSSANEKTIQVLLELQTGSLPGVKIHVGPPADNPNAVKFYEKYKSDPLVLRGPYVKNNRIYVELKRDETDFKIILKSQLKNINFGHNLNFLKEKIRIYTSREKVLSSMVYHDFISVQEPPDLSSRKNLEKK, from the coding sequence ATGGACTACAATGAACTTTTAAAAAAATACAAACTTTCAGGCAATGAAAGGGAGCATAGGAAAAATCTAATAGATAGCTTAATTAGAAAAATAAGTGTGGTAATAAACGATATGAGTCTTAACGCCTCTCCCGTACTCGTTGGATCATCCGCAAGGGGTACATCACTTAAGAAAAGTGATATTGACATATTCATACAGTTCTCAAGTGAATATGATAAAAAGCAGCTAGAAAGTTACGGTCTTGATATTGGATTTAAGGTAATAGGTGATGGAGTGGCAAAATATGCTGAGCATCCATATGTATCAGGGTTCGTGGATAACATAAAAGTAGATATAGTGCCGTGCTACAGGATGAAAATCGGTGAAAGAACGAGGTCATCGGTTGATAGAACTCCACTTCATACAGAATTCTTAAACTCCGTCATGAATGACGAAGAACGGGATCAGGCAATCATTTTAAAACTATTTCTCAAAAGGATTGGTGTATATGGTTCTGAACTAAGAACAGAAGGATTTTCGGGATATGTTTCAGAATTATGTATCTACTATCATAAGACGTTTGAAAACTTTCTCCGGTTTGTAAGAGAATCAAGAGGTCAACTGGTAATCGGTCCTAAATTATCAGAATTTGATTCACCTGTAATACTTATGGATCCAGTTGATAGTAAGAGGAATGCGGCATCGGCAGTGAGTAAGAAATCACTTTCTATTCTTAGAATTGCCTCTTCACTTTATCTGGAAAACCCTGAGCCAGATTTCATAGATCTAGAAAATGTCAGCAATATAGAAAGAGAAATTCCGGATAGAAAAACATATCTTCTTTTACTGGAATTAAAAAGGCCAGACTTAATTGATGATATTCTCTATCCACAAATAGAGCTAATGAAGAGAAACCTCGCAAGTTTTGCTCAGCGAGAGGATTTTACATTGATGAATACATTTAGTTCAGCTAACGAAAAGACAATACAGGTACTTCTAGAACTTCAGACGGGTTCATTGCCAGGAGTAAAAATTCACGTGGGACCTCCTGCAGATAATCCTAATGCAGTGAAATTTTATGAGAAATACAAAAGCGACCCGTTGGTTTTAAGAGGGCCGTATGTGAAAAATAATAGGATATATGTGGAGTTGAAAAGGGATGAAACTGACTTCAAGATCATTCTCAAAAGTCAGCTAAAAAACATAAACTTTGGTCACAACCTCAATTTTCTGAAAGAAAAAATCAGGATTTATACGTCCAGGGAGAAGGTCTTATCATCTATGGTCTACCATGATTTTATCTCAGTTCAGGAGCCGCCTGATCTATCCTCCAGAAAAAATCTCGAGAAAAAGTAG
- a CDS encoding MoaD/ThiS family protein, with amino-acid sequence MIRIVGRQSRSEKLEQSCSVGEVMERLGISDERFVYLLNGTPVTRDVIVSPDQDLLFLEIFSGG; translated from the coding sequence ATGATAAGAATTGTTGGTAGACAAAGCAGATCGGAGAAACTGGAACAGTCCTGTTCCGTTGGAGAGGTAATGGAGAGGCTTGGCATCTCAGATGAAAGATTTGTGTATCTCCTCAACGGGACACCGGTAACCAGAGATGTTATTGTATCTCCGGATCAGGATCTACTTTTTCTCGAGATTTTTTCTGGAGGATAG
- the zfx gene encoding zinc-containing ferredoxin has protein sequence MVKLEDLDYKPKPIDENFAEDTENYPVTGKHHDHDVRAEGKQRTDADGKPYPTKNGIHGTKVAIDWETCIADGACMDVCPVSLYEWELNPGQMGTGNDKDIKGDKQLYEKYRTDKCDPVRENECIFCMACESVCPTRAIKITP, from the coding sequence GTGGTAAAACTCGAAGATCTGGATTACAAACCAAAACCAATAGATGAAAATTTTGCTGAAGACACGGAGAACTATCCTGTAACAGGTAAGCATCATGACCATGATGTTAGGGCAGAGGGTAAACAGAGGACCGATGCAGATGGAAAACCATATCCCACAAAGAATGGAATACATGGCACTAAGGTTGCAATTGACTGGGAAACATGTATAGCCGATGGGGCCTGCATGGATGTCTGCCCAGTCAGTTTATATGAGTGGGAACTGAACCCTGGACAGATGGGTACTGGTAATGATAAGGACATAAAGGGGGACAAGCAGCTTTATGAAAAATACAGAACAGATAAATGCGACCCAGTAAGAGAAAATGAATGCATATTCTGTATGGCCTGTGAAAGTGTTTGCCCAACAAGAGCAATTAAAATAACCCCATAA
- the purM gene encoding phosphoribosylformylglycinamidine cyclo-ligase has translation MKGSSDKVLDRKGIGEFVSTLVRQLKYRRDDFKVMGPSGGFTSLIDLGNIALAFNTDGVGTKVLLAAEANKWEGIGIDCVAMNVNDTITIGAEPIAMVDYVSLRDTDINIAKEIGVGLNVGAQMANISIVGGETALIPDLVREIDVSGSVIGIAQKNQITTGETIKEGDLVYSLQSSGIHSNGFTTVRKIIKEQGLTMDETFPGYNKKVSDVLLEPTRIYVREILDIINLVDIKGMANITGGGFKNLVRMKDMKYVIDDPVEPQPVFSTLMDLGNLSYSEMYEIFNMGTGYVVVIDAESKHDFVSTLRNRLSIREIGHVENGSGIEIPKYGVNLKDYY, from the coding sequence ATGAAAGGATCCTCTGACAAGGTTTTAGACAGAAAGGGTATAGGGGAATTCGTCAGCACTCTGGTTAGGCAACTAAAATACAGAAGGGATGATTTCAAGGTAATGGGTCCAAGTGGAGGATTTACCTCTCTGATTGATCTTGGAAATATTGCACTGGCTTTTAATACAGATGGTGTTGGAACCAAGGTTTTGTTAGCTGCAGAAGCAAATAAGTGGGAAGGTATAGGAATAGATTGTGTCGCAATGAATGTTAATGATACAATAACAATTGGGGCAGAACCCATCGCAATGGTAGATTACGTATCTCTTAGGGACACAGATATAAACATTGCAAAGGAAATTGGTGTCGGCCTGAATGTGGGTGCACAAATGGCCAACATCTCTATTGTAGGTGGTGAAACTGCCCTCATTCCCGATCTTGTAAGAGAAATTGACGTTTCAGGATCGGTGATTGGGATAGCTCAAAAAAACCAGATAACCACAGGAGAAACAATCAAAGAAGGGGATCTTGTTTACAGTTTACAGAGCAGTGGCATTCATTCAAACGGATTTACCACAGTTAGAAAAATCATAAAAGAACAGGGACTAACAATGGACGAAACATTTCCAGGATACAATAAGAAGGTATCAGACGTTTTACTGGAACCCACCAGAATTTACGTGAGGGAAATTCTAGATATAATTAACCTTGTCGATATTAAAGGCATGGCGAACATTACTGGGGGTGGCTTTAAGAATCTTGTGAGAATGAAAGATATGAAATATGTAATAGATGACCCTGTTGAACCACAACCCGTTTTTTCCACGTTAATGGATCTTGGAAATTTATCATATTCTGAAATGTATGAGATATTTAACATGGGAACTGGTTACGTGGTGGTTATCGATGCCGAGAGTAAACATGATTTTGTAAGTACACTCAGAAATCGCTTATCCATAAGAGAGATCGGTCACGTAGAAAATGGATCAGGTATTGAGATACCAAAATATGGTGTAAACCTGAAGGATTACTACTAA